One Longimicrobiales bacterium genomic window, TGTCGTGAATGGCCTGGATGCGATCGGCGGCGGGCCGTCGCGTGCGGGCGGCTTCTCGGCGGGCGGGCTACGCGGGGGGCGTCAGAAAGGCTCGCGTGCTCTGATCGAGGATCCCGCAATCGTGGGACGTCTCGATTTCGAGCCTGCCGGCATGCTGCCGGGCCTCCTGCTCGGGGCCTCGGCGTACCACGGCAATTCGGGCCAGAGCGGGATGACGCCGGCGGGTGTCGAAGTCGACGCGCCGACGACTATCCTGGAGGGGCACGCACAGTACCGGGCCTACGGACTGGACCTGCGCGCACTCGCCGCCCGTGCCACGGTGGGGGATGCTGCGCTGATCAACGAAGCACGCACGCTCACGGGCACGTCATCGGTGGGCGAGGAGCTGGTCGGCTGGTACGCGCAGGGTGGATACGACGTCCTGCGGCTCGTACGCTCCATGCAGGAGCTTACGCCTTACGTACGCTATGAGAAACTGAACACACAACACGTGGTGCCGGAGGGCTTCACGGCCTCACGGGCCACAGATCGCAGCGTCCTGGCCGTCGGCGCACAGTGGAAGCCGATCACGAATGTGGTGGTAAAGGGTGATTATCAGATCCATTCCAACGAGGCATCCACGGGCGTGAACCAGTTCAACATCGTACTCGGATACCTGTTCTGATCATGCAACGTAATCGGCCGCTGATCCTGGTTCTGTCGCTGGCGCTGATCGCGCCGGCAGCGCTGCCTGCTGCCGTCGCCGGTCAGGCCCGCCTCACGCAGGTTGAGGCACTCCGGCTCGCGTTCCCGCCGCCGCTCGAAGTCGAGCGGCGGACGGCTTACATGAACGAGACGCAGCTGAACCGCGCGACGGAGCTGGCCGGATCCCCGGTAACGCAGGGCGTCGTGAATTACTATGTTGCGCTCGAGCGCGGCCGCATTACAGGCGTCGCCTACTTCGACAGCCATCGGGTCCGCACGCACGGCGAGGTGTTGATGTTCGTTGTCGCGCCCGATGCAACGATACGCCGTGTGGAAGTCCTGCAGTTTGCTGAGCCGCCGGATTACGAGCCACCGGGGCGCTGGCTCGGCCTCTTCCGCGGGAAGCGACTGACCGACGATCTATCCATCAAGCGCGCGATCCCCAACATGAGCGGCGCGACGCTGACCGCGCACGCGGTCACGGCAGCGGCACGCCGCGTCCTGGCCCTTCATGCCGTTATTCGACCTGTCGCTGGCTGATGTCGAGCTGGGAGAAGCACCTGATGTGGTGGTCCACGGCGGCCGTCGCCCTGACCGGGTTCGTTTACGCCTGGATGAAGTACCTGTTGCAGCCCGCGGATGAGTGGGCCATCGTGAACCACCCCCTGCAGCCTGTCATTCTGAAGCTGCATATTCTTGTGGCCCCGGTGCTGGTCTTCGCGATCGGCCTCATCGCCTCTCGCCATATCCTGGCACATCTCCGCACGCGCACCCGCACCGGCCGCCGGTCAGGAACCAGTGCCGCGCTCATCGTCGTGCCCATGATCCTCTCCGGGTATCTTATCCAGGCGATCACGCATAACGGCTTC contains:
- a CDS encoding FMN-binding protein, which codes for MQRNRPLILVLSLALIAPAALPAAVAGQARLTQVEALRLAFPPPLEVERRTAYMNETQLNRATELAGSPVTQGVVNYYVALERGRITGVAYFDSHRVRTHGEVLMFVVAPDATIRRVEVLQFAEPPDYEPPGRWLGLFRGKRLTDDLSIKRAIPNMSGATLTAHAVTAAARRVLALHAVIRPVAG